A genome region from Brassica oleracea var. oleracea cultivar TO1000 chromosome C2, BOL, whole genome shotgun sequence includes the following:
- the LOC106324937 gene encoding 2-alkenal reductase (NADP(+)-dependent), whose product MEEVAVVENKKVILKNYVDGIPTETDMELKMGDTIELKAPKGSSSFLVKNLYLSCDPYMRSRMRDFHGSYLPPFLPGQRIEGFGVARVIDSDDPNYTPGELICGITGWEEYSLLRNSNELQLRKIQLDDAIPLSYHLGLLGMAGFTAYAGFYEICSPKKGESVFVSAASGAVGQLVGQLAKLNGCYVVGSAGSKQKVDLLKNKLGFDEAFNYKEEADLDAALKRYFPEGINIYFDNVGGSMLDAALLNMKVHGRIALCGMVSLQSLSSSSQGINNLYNAIPKRLRLEGFLQSDHVHIFPQFLEHVKEYYKEGKIVYIEDMSEGLELAPAALVGLFSGKNVGKQVVRVANE is encoded by the exons ATGGAAGAAGTTGCAGTGGTGGAGAACAAGAAAGTTATACTAAAGAACTACGTAGATGGCATTCCTACAGAAACAGACATGGAACTGAAGATGGGAGACACAATTGAGCTCAAGGCACCAAAAGGATCCTCTTCTTTCCTCGTCAAAAATCTCTACTTGTCCTGCGATCCTTACATGAGAAGTCGTATGCGCGATTTTCACGGCTCCTACCTCCCTCCTTTTCTTCCTGGTCAA CGTATTGAAGGGTTTGGTGTAGCAAGGGTGATAGATTCTGATGATCCTAATTACACGCCCGGGGAGTTAATCTGCGGGATTACTGGTTGGGAAGAATACAGTTTGCTTCGTAACTCAAATGAGCTACAGTTGAGAAAGATTCAGCTGGACGATGCCATTCCCCTTTCTTATCATCTTGGCCTTCTTG GAATGGCTGGATTTACAGCGTATGCAGGGTTCTATGAGATATGCTCTCCGAAAAAAGGGGAGAGTGTTTTTGTGTCTGCAGCTTCAGGAGCAGTAGGACAACTTGTTGGTCAGCTAGCTAAGTTGAACGGCTGCTACGTTGTTGGGAGTGCTGGTAGTAAACAAAAG GTTGATCTTCTTAAAAACAAGCTTGGGTTTGATGAAGCATTTAACTACAAGGAAGAGGCTGATCTTGATGCTGCTTTGAAGAG GTATTTCCCGGAGGGGATCAATATCTACTTTGACAACGTGGGTGGATCCATGCTTGATGCAGCGCTCCTGAACATGAAGGTCCATGGTAGAATCGCGCTCTGTGGAATGGTGTCTTTACAAAGCCTCTCAAGCTCATCACAAGGAATCAACAACCTGTACAACGCGATCCCCAAACGACTAAGATTAGAAGGGTTCTTGCAAAGCGATCATGTCCATATTTTCCCCCAGTTCCTTGAACATGTCAAAGAATATTACAAGGAAGGGAAGATTGTGTACATCGAAGATATGTCAGAAGGCCTCGAGCTTGCTCCCGCTGCACTTGTTGGGTTGTTTTCTGGGAAAAATGTTGGTAAACAGGTCGTTCGGGTTGCTAATGAGTGA